One genomic segment of Stegostoma tigrinum isolate sSteTig4 chromosome 21, sSteTig4.hap1, whole genome shotgun sequence includes these proteins:
- the rps10 gene encoding 40S ribosomal protein S10, with protein MLMPKKNRIAIYELLFKEGVMVAKKDVHMPKHPELADKNVPNLHVMKAMQSLKSRGYVKEQFAWRHFYWYLTNEGIQYLRDYLHLPPEIVPATLRRQTRPETARPRPKGLGEDRPARLRGEADRDSYRRAAPLGADKKAEAGAGAATEFQFRGGFGRGRGQPQ; from the exons atgctGATGCCTAAGAAGAATCGTATTGCTATCTATGAGCTCCTCTTCAAGGAGGGGGTAATGGTAGCCAAGAAGGATGTGCATATGCCAAAACATCCAGAACTGGCAGACAAAAATGTCCCAAACCTGCACGTAATGAAAGCCATGCAG TCTTTGAAATCTCGTGGTTATGTAAAGGAGCAGTTTGCTTGGCGACATTTCTACTGGTATCTGACAAACGAGGGCATCCAGTACCTACGTGACTACCTTCACCTTCCTCCTGAAATTGTTCCTGCTACTCTACGTCGCCAGACTCGTCCTGAGACTGCCAGGCCAAGGCCTAAAG GTCTGGGTGAGGACCGTCCAGCTCGTCTTCGCGGTGAAGCTGACAGAGACTCTTACAGGCGGGCTGCTCCCC TTGGTGCAGACAAAAAGGCTGAAGCTGGTGCTGGTGCAGCCACAGAATTCCAGTTT agaggcGGATTTGGCCGTGGTCGTGGACAACCCCAATAA